A section of the Vespa velutina chromosome 6, iVesVel2.1, whole genome shotgun sequence genome encodes:
- the LOC124950014 gene encoding inositol polyphosphate-4-phosphatase type I A isoform X1 translates to MRFNKQELLTLATQPSQKFEKEGVLYVRERQEGFFRRTESTGKNLENKRQKGKTHKTLRDLSCVTASTSKVSLERWCRLRGNLLFYFKSREQWSEPLGVIILEQCCVRLDQPTNQIPYGFSIVFDGGLFQQLGANSAEERDSWLQALQLASYECMRSQLLALRQRIEAFSGHKHDTDIHMLRLQRGIFTDPAEIPMCEVSLACDNLLCDGHGRPPNPVLEVDVQLKRSKTWIKYARTEVVERSSNPGFLTTVSFRASDGLSSDTKVRITAYDVRERVSQTATPIGSSIVTFNAIQDTPRLRIPLKSAKTTTVGFLTINVWNLEAEDKGNSTESTPSRNIPNTNSQQELQVLSHRRSQSLPPRLGTKIKLPHQGQLKLLFANPFIQTYRFHSGLGGDICVHEIMAESKLCFQFPQHLLGIWIQEEKELLQEVAGMGELREPWHTKQVELLDRHLHLLHLYSQAKENLADFKGSYFKQSSRRNDRTLEFAPLNLHLQRMWVHNDTLNKCGFYDFVSVGAFTAHSHKSKNGGLIRLVQALKESPTRGNQLYQGTSKIIMAHDAIQAIKQLRRDVVEAMRSLMKLAKRKQTSGMLPICEDMITKTRILLSLWDPGLVEEALTFLEEHKVAKVQEETNEDSSLLDFKVNQSLSPFKRITQQLNFDLKSPDFDDFVTPDTPECMQDTWCEENTKNNYASLTFRNSINCDNIENTTTTSTTTTTTTTTTTTTVTAPTTATTVTTTSTTTGTTATTTTTTTTTQEDKEDFVIFPEVENDQDIKETEATENGNHEVSNNNDDDEEKYDIKKDTDKGKRFLDMKKMCNSPSANYYKPTDEPEPWDLTQLNIEASVMCLVSKVKFLCGRCSSPAVRLRNKNSLGRSQSLKGCLSNNRNNASVVTIQPKNALQSEESSKLLDNSHNSISRQQPSPGMEKSTPAFSKAKEGTTDIYCNTSSDKVCQAVDSMTRVIKSNSGQRNKFIEGLDFASIVDWTSELRPSMKKLRQAMDGLLKTARLTHSVFRVQEDAKTAQRACNVRYRRDVCFSQALTSLVSSIMAKLWCQRPDPMFLLILTTLGPLVSFEGLLSYYGDEIDMWGDMAVAVEDMHTVTFTLSRRGIQPRIEDMGYTPFQLPLPCVVGSRTALTVILPVPDAIYSLLPLVPSSRQTLSFNVTPVFFNIGINEMASLAESLGTIKPQEKSNIDNFDRLNEYYLRFKKLNLPTEPASTRLGTKSALSHTLADMMLNLKTAVHAKVNKNVEILQLSSQICRRMRGLRFTSCKSAKDRTGMSITLEQVNILSTEYHLAEHEFTRALDCMRSEGCRRENTWKNIGVRKYAFNSLQILTFPKLYRPPTGTYGSAQT, encoded by the exons atgagGTTCAACAAACAAGAGTTATTGACCCTGGCAACTCAGCCGTctcaaaaatttgaaaaggaaGGTGTTTTATACGTTCGTGAACGCCAAGAAGGATTTTTTCGCAGAACTGAGA GTACAGGTAAAAATCTTGAgaacaaaagacaaaaaggGAAAACACATAAGACTCTACGAGACCTCAGTTGCGTTACAGCCAGCACGAGTAAAG TAAGTCTAGAACGATGGTGCAGGTTAAGAGGAAACCtcctattttatttcaaatcaaGAGAACAGTGGTCAGAGCCTCTTGGTGTTATTATTCTGGAACAGTGCTGTGTCCGATTGGATCAACCTACAAATCAAATTCCATATGGATTCAGCATAG taTTTGATGGTGGGTTGTTCCAACAATTGGGAGCAAACTCAGCTGAAGAACGAGATAGCTGGTTACAAGCATTGCAGTTAGCTAGCTATGAGTGTATGCGCAGTCAACTCTTAGCATTGAGACAACGCATAGAAGCTTTTAGTGGTCACAAACATGATACTGACATACATATGCTGAGGTTACAGCGTGGGATTTTTACAG ATCCTGCAGAAATACCAATGTGCGAGGTATCTCTAGCATGCGATAATCTTTTATGCGATGGACATGGTCGACCTCCTAATCCTGTTTTAGAAGTAGACGTTCAATTGAAGCGTTCAAAGACATGGATCAAATATGCACGAACGGAAGTTGTCGAg AGAAGTAGCAATCCAGGATTTTTAACAACTGTGAGCTTTAGAGCAAGCGATGGTCTTAGCTCTGATACGAAAGTACGAATAACAGCCTATGATGTCAGAGAAAGAGTAAGTCAAACGGCAACACCAATAGGAAGTTCGATAGTAACCTTCAACGCAATCCAAGATACACCTAGATTACGAATACCCTTAAAATCCGCTAAAACAACTACTGTTGGGTTTTTGACAATTAATGTATGGAATCTGGAAGCTGAAGACAAAGGAAATAGTACAGAAAGTACACCttctagaaatattccaaatacaAACAGTCAGCAG gaGTTACAGGTTTTATCGCATAGACGGTCGCAATCATTACCTCCAAGATTAGGAACTAAAATAAAACTTCCACATCAAGgacaattgaaattattatttgccaATCCATTCATTCAGACATATAG GTTTCATTCAGGCCTGGGTGGGGACATATGTGTACATGAAATTATGGCAGAAAGCAAATTATGCTTTCAGTTTCCACAACATTTACT TGGAATTTGGATACaagaggagaaagaattaCTTCAAGAAGTAGCTGGTATGGGCGAATTAAGAGAACCATGGCATACAAAACAAGTTGAATTACTCGATCGCCATCTTcatcttttacatttatattcacAAGCCAAGGAGAATTTAGCGGATTTTAAag GAAGTTATTTCAAGCAATCATCTCGTAGAAATGATCGAACATTGGAATTTGCACCTTTAAATTTGCATCTTCAAAGAATGTGGGTTCATAATGATACATTGAATAAATGTGGATTTTATGATTTTGTCAGTGTAGGCGCATTTACTGCCCATTCTCACAAGAGTAAAAACGGTGGACTGATAAG ACTTGTACAAGCACTTAAAGAATCTCCAACGCGAGGAAATCAATTGTATCAAGGaacatcgaaaataattatggCACACGATGCCATTCAGGCTATCAAACAATTAAGAAGAGATGTCGTAGAAGCAATGCGTTCTCTGATGAAACTTGCCAAACGAAAGCAAACTAGCGGTATGTTACCAATATGTGAAGATATGATAACAAAGACAAGAATATTGCTTAGCCTTTGGGATCCAGGCCTTGTGGAAGAAGCTTTGACTTTCCTAGAAGAGCATAAGGTAGCGAAGGTTcaagaagaaacgaacgaagatAGCTCTTTATTAGATTTCAAAGTTAATCAATCCTTGTCTCCATTTAAACGAATCACGCAACAACTTAATTTTGATCTAAAGAGTCCCGATTTTGATGATTTCGTTACTCCCGATACCCCAGAATGTATGCAAGATACTTGGTgcgaagaaaatacaaaaaacaaCTATGCTTCTTTGACATTTAGAAATAGCATAAATTGCGATAACATCGaaaatactactactacatctactactactactactactactactactactaccactactgtTACTGCtcctactactgctactacggTTACTACTACATCTACTACTACTGGAACGACTGCaactaccactactaccactactactacgcaagaagataaagaagactTCGTTATATTTCCAGAAGTAGAAAATGATCAGGATATAAAGGAAACGGAAGCCACGGAAAATGGCAATCACGAGgtaagcaataataacgacgacgatgaagagAAATATGACATCAAAAAGGATACCGATAAAGGCAAACGTTTCTTGGACatgaaaaaaatgtgtaaCTCTCCGTCtgcaaattattataaaccgACGGACGAGCCGGAACCCTGGGATCTCACACAGCTAAACATTGAAGCGAGTGTGATGTGCCTGGTATCAAAAGTCAAATTCCTTTGCGGTAGATGCAGCAGTCCAGCTGTACGTTTACGTAACAAAAATAGTTTAGGACGATCGCAGAGTCTCAAGGGATGTCTGTCGAACAATCGAAACAATGCAAGTGTTGTGACAATTCAGCCTAAGAATGCGTTGCAGAGCGAAGAATCAAGTAAGTTGCTGGACAATTCACACAACTCCATCTCACGACAGCAACCAAGTCCCGGAATGGAAAAGTCAACGCCAGCTTTCTCCAAAGCCAAAGAag GGACTACtgatatttattgtaatacgTCTTCCGATAAAGTGTGCCAAGCTGTTGACTCAATGACAAGAGTGATTAAAAGTAATTCTGGACAGAGGAACAAGTTTATCGAAGGTCTAGACTTTGCATCGATCGTAGACTGGACGAGTGAACTTAGACCAAGTATGAAAAAGCTGCGCCAGGCTATGGATGGGCTTCTTAAAACTGCAAGGCTCACACATTCGGTATTCCGAGTTCAAGAGGATGCCAAGACAGCTCAACGTGCTTGTAACGTCCGATATAGACGAGACGTTTGTTTCAGTCAGgca cTTACATCGTTAGTGTCTAGTATCATGGCAAAACTATGGTGTCAAAGGCCTGATCCAatgtttctattaattttgacGACTCTTGGGCCTCTAGTTTCATTTGAGGGACTTCTCAGTTATTACGGCGATGAGATTGATATGTGGGGAGATATGGCGGTTGCTGTTGAAGATATGCATACCGTTACGTTTACTTTATCTAGACGTGGTATTCAGCCTAg AATCGAAGACATGGGCTACACGCCCTTTCAACTTCCATTACCTTGCGTAGTCGGTTCTCGGACCGCTTTGACAGTAATACTTCCAGTACCAGATgctatatattctttattgcCATTAGTACCTTCCTCAAGACAGACCTTATCCTTCAACGTGACACCTGTATTCTTCAATATAGGTATTAACGAAATGGCATCCTTGGCTGAAAGTCTTGGTACTATTAAACcacaagaaaaaagtaatattgataatttcgatagactgaacgaatattatttaagattCAAAAAACTCAATTTGCCTACGGAACCAGCATCTACTCGGC TTGGTACGAAATCTGCTTTGAGTCATACATTAGCCGACATgatgttaaatttaaaaacagCGGTTCATGCTAAGGTGAATAAAAACGTCGAGATATTACAATTGTCTTCGCAAATATGTCGACGTATGCGTGGCTTGAGATTTACCAGTTGCAAAAGTGCCAAAGATAGGACTGGCATGTCGATCACTTTAGAACAGGTAAACATATTATCGACGGAGTATCATTTAGCGGAGCACGAGTTTACAAGAGCGCTCGATTGTATGCGAAG CGAAGGATGTCGACGCGAGAACACATGGAAGAATATCGGAGTACGGAAATACGCGTTCAACAGTCTACAGATTTTAACTTTCCCAAAACTATATCGACCACCAACCGGTACCTATGGATCAGCACAAACTTAA
- the LOC124950014 gene encoding inositol polyphosphate-4-phosphatase type I A isoform X5 produces the protein MRFNKQELLTLATQPSQKFEKEGVLYVRERQEGFFRRTEISLERWCRLRGNLLFYFKSREQWSEPLGVIILEQCCVRLDQPTNQIPYGFSIVFDGGLFQQLGANSAEERDSWLQALQLASYECMRSQLLALRQRIEAFSGHKHDTDIHMLRLQRGIFTDPAEIPMCEVSLACDNLLCDGHGRPPNPVLEVDVQLKRSKTWIKYARTEVVERSSNPGFLTTVSFRASDGLSSDTKVRITAYDVRERVSQTATPIGSSIVTFNAIQDTPRLRIPLKSAKTTTVGFLTINVWNLEAEDKGNSTESTPSRNIPNTNSQQELQVLSHRRSQSLPPRLGTKIKLPHQGQLKLLFANPFIQTYRFHSGLGGDICVHEIMAESKLCFQFPQHLLGIWIQEEKELLQEVAGMGELREPWHTKQVELLDRHLHLLHLYSQAKENLADFKGSYFKQSSRRNDRTLEFAPLNLHLQRMWVHNDTLNKCGFYDFVSVGAFTAHSHKSKNGGLIRLVQALKESPTRGNQLYQGTSKIIMAHDAIQAIKQLRRDVVEAMRSLMKLAKRKQTSGMLPICEDMITKTRILLSLWDPGLVEEALTFLEEHKVAKVQEETNEDSSLLDFKVNQSLSPFKRITQQLNFDLKSPDFDDFVTPDTPECMQDTWCEENTKNNYASLTFRNSINCDNIENTTTTSTTTTTTTTTTTTTVTAPTTATTVTTTSTTTGTTATTTTTTTTTQEDKEDFVIFPEVENDQDIKETEATENGNHEVSNNNDDDEEKYDIKKDTDKGKRFLDMKKMCNSPSANYYKPTDEPEPWDLTQLNIEASVMCLVSKVKFLCGRCSSPAVRLRNKNSLGRSQSLKGCLSNNRNNASVVTIQPKNALQSEESSKLLDNSHNSISRQQPSPGMEKSTPAFSKAKEGTTDIYCNTSSDKVCQAVDSMTRVIKSNSGQRNKFIEGLDFASIVDWTSELRPSMKKLRQAMDGLLKTARLTHSVFRVQEDAKTAQRACNVRYRRDVCFSQALTSLVSSIMAKLWCQRPDPMFLLILTTLGPLVSFEGLLSYYGDEIDMWGDMAVAVEDMHTVTFTLSRRGIQPRIEDMGYTPFQLPLPCVVGSRTALTVILPVPDAIYSLLPLVPSSRQTLSFNVTPVFFNIGINEMASLAESLGTIKPQEKSNIDNFDRLNEYYLRFKKLNLPTEPASTRLGTKSALSHTLADMMLNLKTAVHAKVNKNVEILQLSSQICRRMRGLRFTSCKSAKDRTGMSITLEQVNILSTEYHLAEHEFTRALDCMRSEGCRRENTWKNIGVRKYAFNSLQILTFPKLYRPPTGTYGSAQT, from the exons atgagGTTCAACAAACAAGAGTTATTGACCCTGGCAACTCAGCCGTctcaaaaatttgaaaaggaaGGTGTTTTATACGTTCGTGAACGCCAAGAAGGATTTTTTCGCAGAACTGAGA TAAGTCTAGAACGATGGTGCAGGTTAAGAGGAAACCtcctattttatttcaaatcaaGAGAACAGTGGTCAGAGCCTCTTGGTGTTATTATTCTGGAACAGTGCTGTGTCCGATTGGATCAACCTACAAATCAAATTCCATATGGATTCAGCATAG taTTTGATGGTGGGTTGTTCCAACAATTGGGAGCAAACTCAGCTGAAGAACGAGATAGCTGGTTACAAGCATTGCAGTTAGCTAGCTATGAGTGTATGCGCAGTCAACTCTTAGCATTGAGACAACGCATAGAAGCTTTTAGTGGTCACAAACATGATACTGACATACATATGCTGAGGTTACAGCGTGGGATTTTTACAG ATCCTGCAGAAATACCAATGTGCGAGGTATCTCTAGCATGCGATAATCTTTTATGCGATGGACATGGTCGACCTCCTAATCCTGTTTTAGAAGTAGACGTTCAATTGAAGCGTTCAAAGACATGGATCAAATATGCACGAACGGAAGTTGTCGAg AGAAGTAGCAATCCAGGATTTTTAACAACTGTGAGCTTTAGAGCAAGCGATGGTCTTAGCTCTGATACGAAAGTACGAATAACAGCCTATGATGTCAGAGAAAGAGTAAGTCAAACGGCAACACCAATAGGAAGTTCGATAGTAACCTTCAACGCAATCCAAGATACACCTAGATTACGAATACCCTTAAAATCCGCTAAAACAACTACTGTTGGGTTTTTGACAATTAATGTATGGAATCTGGAAGCTGAAGACAAAGGAAATAGTACAGAAAGTACACCttctagaaatattccaaatacaAACAGTCAGCAG gaGTTACAGGTTTTATCGCATAGACGGTCGCAATCATTACCTCCAAGATTAGGAACTAAAATAAAACTTCCACATCAAGgacaattgaaattattatttgccaATCCATTCATTCAGACATATAG GTTTCATTCAGGCCTGGGTGGGGACATATGTGTACATGAAATTATGGCAGAAAGCAAATTATGCTTTCAGTTTCCACAACATTTACT TGGAATTTGGATACaagaggagaaagaattaCTTCAAGAAGTAGCTGGTATGGGCGAATTAAGAGAACCATGGCATACAAAACAAGTTGAATTACTCGATCGCCATCTTcatcttttacatttatattcacAAGCCAAGGAGAATTTAGCGGATTTTAAag GAAGTTATTTCAAGCAATCATCTCGTAGAAATGATCGAACATTGGAATTTGCACCTTTAAATTTGCATCTTCAAAGAATGTGGGTTCATAATGATACATTGAATAAATGTGGATTTTATGATTTTGTCAGTGTAGGCGCATTTACTGCCCATTCTCACAAGAGTAAAAACGGTGGACTGATAAG ACTTGTACAAGCACTTAAAGAATCTCCAACGCGAGGAAATCAATTGTATCAAGGaacatcgaaaataattatggCACACGATGCCATTCAGGCTATCAAACAATTAAGAAGAGATGTCGTAGAAGCAATGCGTTCTCTGATGAAACTTGCCAAACGAAAGCAAACTAGCGGTATGTTACCAATATGTGAAGATATGATAACAAAGACAAGAATATTGCTTAGCCTTTGGGATCCAGGCCTTGTGGAAGAAGCTTTGACTTTCCTAGAAGAGCATAAGGTAGCGAAGGTTcaagaagaaacgaacgaagatAGCTCTTTATTAGATTTCAAAGTTAATCAATCCTTGTCTCCATTTAAACGAATCACGCAACAACTTAATTTTGATCTAAAGAGTCCCGATTTTGATGATTTCGTTACTCCCGATACCCCAGAATGTATGCAAGATACTTGGTgcgaagaaaatacaaaaaacaaCTATGCTTCTTTGACATTTAGAAATAGCATAAATTGCGATAACATCGaaaatactactactacatctactactactactactactactactactactaccactactgtTACTGCtcctactactgctactacggTTACTACTACATCTACTACTACTGGAACGACTGCaactaccactactaccactactactacgcaagaagataaagaagactTCGTTATATTTCCAGAAGTAGAAAATGATCAGGATATAAAGGAAACGGAAGCCACGGAAAATGGCAATCACGAGgtaagcaataataacgacgacgatgaagagAAATATGACATCAAAAAGGATACCGATAAAGGCAAACGTTTCTTGGACatgaaaaaaatgtgtaaCTCTCCGTCtgcaaattattataaaccgACGGACGAGCCGGAACCCTGGGATCTCACACAGCTAAACATTGAAGCGAGTGTGATGTGCCTGGTATCAAAAGTCAAATTCCTTTGCGGTAGATGCAGCAGTCCAGCTGTACGTTTACGTAACAAAAATAGTTTAGGACGATCGCAGAGTCTCAAGGGATGTCTGTCGAACAATCGAAACAATGCAAGTGTTGTGACAATTCAGCCTAAGAATGCGTTGCAGAGCGAAGAATCAAGTAAGTTGCTGGACAATTCACACAACTCCATCTCACGACAGCAACCAAGTCCCGGAATGGAAAAGTCAACGCCAGCTTTCTCCAAAGCCAAAGAag GGACTACtgatatttattgtaatacgTCTTCCGATAAAGTGTGCCAAGCTGTTGACTCAATGACAAGAGTGATTAAAAGTAATTCTGGACAGAGGAACAAGTTTATCGAAGGTCTAGACTTTGCATCGATCGTAGACTGGACGAGTGAACTTAGACCAAGTATGAAAAAGCTGCGCCAGGCTATGGATGGGCTTCTTAAAACTGCAAGGCTCACACATTCGGTATTCCGAGTTCAAGAGGATGCCAAGACAGCTCAACGTGCTTGTAACGTCCGATATAGACGAGACGTTTGTTTCAGTCAGgca cTTACATCGTTAGTGTCTAGTATCATGGCAAAACTATGGTGTCAAAGGCCTGATCCAatgtttctattaattttgacGACTCTTGGGCCTCTAGTTTCATTTGAGGGACTTCTCAGTTATTACGGCGATGAGATTGATATGTGGGGAGATATGGCGGTTGCTGTTGAAGATATGCATACCGTTACGTTTACTTTATCTAGACGTGGTATTCAGCCTAg AATCGAAGACATGGGCTACACGCCCTTTCAACTTCCATTACCTTGCGTAGTCGGTTCTCGGACCGCTTTGACAGTAATACTTCCAGTACCAGATgctatatattctttattgcCATTAGTACCTTCCTCAAGACAGACCTTATCCTTCAACGTGACACCTGTATTCTTCAATATAGGTATTAACGAAATGGCATCCTTGGCTGAAAGTCTTGGTACTATTAAACcacaagaaaaaagtaatattgataatttcgatagactgaacgaatattatttaagattCAAAAAACTCAATTTGCCTACGGAACCAGCATCTACTCGGC TTGGTACGAAATCTGCTTTGAGTCATACATTAGCCGACATgatgttaaatttaaaaacagCGGTTCATGCTAAGGTGAATAAAAACGTCGAGATATTACAATTGTCTTCGCAAATATGTCGACGTATGCGTGGCTTGAGATTTACCAGTTGCAAAAGTGCCAAAGATAGGACTGGCATGTCGATCACTTTAGAACAGGTAAACATATTATCGACGGAGTATCATTTAGCGGAGCACGAGTTTACAAGAGCGCTCGATTGTATGCGAAG CGAAGGATGTCGACGCGAGAACACATGGAAGAATATCGGAGTACGGAAATACGCGTTCAACAGTCTACAGATTTTAACTTTCCCAAAACTATATCGACCACCAACCGGTACCTATGGATCAGCACAAACTTAA